The following nucleotide sequence is from Synechococcales cyanobacterium T60_A2020_003.
GTTGTACGGGCGGGTTTGACAGGGAACTGGCGCTGCTAACAGTCAGCCCTCGTTGCTGCGCTTTAAATTACAGCCGAAATCTCTTTCCAATACACCCGGTAAAATGACTCATGTTCACCTAGCGTATACCGCTCGATCAGTCCTTGATTACGAATAGAAACCTCACGATCCTGATTGATGATTACGGGAGTTGAGTCAAAGATATCGCGGGTTAGCATCATCTCTGTGGGAGTGGGATTATCGAGAATGACGACGTTGCTTTTGTCGTAAAACAATCCCTCTTTCTGCAAGATCTCTTCGGTATATTCAGCAATCAGCAAATCTAACTTGGGATTGCGGAGGAGGCTTTGGACACGGCTGTTGTGACGACCACTTAAGCGCTTTTCCGTGCGGTTGATCAGCACCCCTTCCCGACAAATGGCTCCCACGACCCAGGTTGGATGCTTAATCAAAATCCAATCGATCAAGTCCCGCAATTCATCCATTGGCAGATCGTTAAACGTCACAATTGGAATGCGGGCATCTTCTGGCGTATCAAAAAAAGTTTCTAAAATGCGTGAGGTTACGTCTACGCTTTGACCCATTGCAGGTCGCAGGTGCATGTGGCTGTAGCGCGCTGAACGTGCAGATCCATGTCAAGTTTGCCGACTTCGACCATCGTTTGAGCTAAAAGTTCGGCATGGGATGTGAAGGGATACTCTTCGATATTGGGATAGTCTCTAGCAATGGCCTGTACATAGTCCTGTAAGGGCAGCGGATCAACATTCCCACTGAGCGCAAACTGGAAGACGAGCGCTCCCCGATCCAGGTAGGGATTTGGGCCGCTGTAATGATGAAAGGGGAAGAGATCAAATGCATCTGTTGAGCGGGCGTTGACAGGGTGGGTTTGAATCGGTTGCTCTAACATGGCCATGCTCCGAGAGGATTCTTTTCTATCCTAAAGGGAGAGTCCCAGCCTCGCGCGATCGCCCCACGATTTTCGGTATCGCTTCTATCCTAAAGGGAGAATCCCAGCCTCGCGCGATCGCCCCACGATTTTCGGCAGCGCTGCCGTCAGAATGTTGTGATTTCATCACGGGGGATGCCAAGTACAGCAAATTTGCATAAAATGGGTGGAAGCTTAGCGTATTTCGGTCTGACCCGTCACCCAACTCTCCGCTAGCCTAATACCCTCAAGGTCAGACTCCCCGGTTGTATGGAGGCAATCCAACGCATTCGATTAATTCGACTGTTCGACGATGTCGGATGGCTTGAAGCGCAGATCCACGGCGATGCCGCTGGATAGCGGGTCTATCTCTACAGTTTGAGGCTCGCTCCCTCGATTGCTTGGTCGTTTGTTTACGCATTTGCAACCTATCTGCCTGGAATCACGGTATGGATTTTAGGTTGGTGGTTTGCGTCGTGCGCTAGGTTTGCATGGTTTTGGGCTGGATGCAATCTCAGCTTAGTTTTGCCTACTATTCGTTGATGCGATCGCCCATCGCTATTGCAGCCTGTGTTGTTATCCATCACAGCTAGATTTTTATGTTTAAATCACCCTTAACAACTCTGATTCATTGGGCGTATCAGACCCATCATGCTGCCCGCGATCGCCAAATTCCTGTGGAGGAATTACTGGAACAACAGTCCAGTTGGGCACTCTCTCGTCGTCGGTTTTTAGTCTCCAGTGCGGCGATCGCCGGAGCCAGTGTTCTTGGCAATCTAACCTGGAAGGTTACCGCCGCAAACGCCCGATCCACCGTATCGCCGATTCTGATCGTTGGGGCAGGGATTGCGGGTCTCACGGCGGCCTATCGGCTGCGGCAAGCGGGCATCCCTGTAGATGTCGTGGAAGCGCGAGGTCGGGTTGGTGGACGGATGCACAGTGTGCCCAATGTGGCGGGAACGTCGATTTCGGCAGAGCTAGGAGCCGAATTTATCGATCACGATCATCGCCGTATGCGTTCCCTAGTAGACGAGTTGGAACTGGATTTGATTAATCTCCATGCAGGACAAGCCGGGTTAGTAGACACCTACTTTTTTAATCAACAGACGGTGTCTCCGGAACAGCTTTTACAAGACTTTGCGCCGATCGCCCGCCAGATTGACATTGATTTTGCTAAACTCGCCAGATTTCAGGATTACAAAACCGCAACTCCCGAAGTCCGTCGGTTAGATCAGCAGTCCATTGCTGACTATCTAGACATGCTGCCCACCACGGAGACACTTCGGACCATTATTGACGTTGCCTATACGGCGGAATACGGCATTGATATTGATGAGCAATCCTGTTTGAATTTGTTGAACATGATTGACGCCACGTCCGATCGCCTCAGCCTTTACGGGGCAAGCGAAGAGGGATTTTGCGTCAAGGGAGGTAACGATCAAATTCCTAAAACCTTAGCAAAACGAGTCGAGTCTTCAATCCAACCGCATACGAGCCTGGAAAGAATTCGAAACCTCTCGGATGGTCGTTATCAAGTCACACTTCGTTCTGATCAGGGCGTGAGCGATCGCACCTATGAGCGAGTGATCCTGGCTCTACCTTTTAGTGTGTTACGAACGATTGATCTCGACGTCGATCTATCTCCCGTCAAACGAGCCGCGATCGCCCAACTGGGCTATGGCAGCAACAATAAACTGATCACGGGATACCGAGAAAAGGTATGGCGCGATCGCTACCAAGCCACCGCCCTCACCTTTTCCGATCTCCCTTTTCAGAGTGTTTGGGAAGCCAGCCACAGCCAGTATGGATCTAAGGATGATGCCCTACTGACCAACTTTGTGGGTGGACATTCGGGGGTGGAGTTAGGCCGTCAATCGACAGAGGAGGCGATCGCCCATCTGCTGCCGCAACTGAACCAGGTCTATCCCGGTGTTCAAGATGCTTACTTACAGAAAGGAGGATTGCGGACGTCGTGGGTTCATGATCCCTTTAGTCGAGGTTCCTACAGTGGGTATCGTGTCGGGCAATGGACTCAGTTCTACGGTGTAGAAGGCGAACGGGTCGGCAATCTCTTTTTTGTGGGAGAGCATTGCTCGAAGCAGTATCAAGGCTGGATGGAAGGAGCCTGCGAAACGGCTGAACAGGCAGCGGCCAGGATTTTGGCAGAGGTAGGCGCACCCATCTAATCGTGATTCAAACGGGCGGGTTTAGCAGACAGCACCGATCAACGACCGAGGTTTCACCGCAAAACCTGCCCCTAAGCATCAGTTGCAAAGATCGCCTCATCCTGGGCAAATGCCTTAAATTCCAGCGCATTTCCACTCGGATCGAGAAAAAACATCGTCGCCTGTTCGCCGATCTCGCCTTTGAACCGGATATACGGTTCAATCACAAAGTCTATGTCCATCTCCTGTAATTGCTGGGCGAGGGTTTGCCAATCGTCCATTTCTAAAATGATGCTCCAGTGCCGAACCGGGACGGCTTTTCCATCCACGGCATTGGTCGATGGGTCTAGACTGGGGGCAGCGAGGTGAGCCGTGATTTGATGTCCGAAGAAATTGAAATCAATCTATCGGTCGGAGGTTCGACCCACGGGGCAGCCCAGAACCGTTTCGTAAAAGTGTCGAGTTTGCTCTAAATCAGTGACCGGAAATGCGAGGTGAAACGGGCGAATGCTCATAAATCTTCCTGGGAGGCTAGTGTGTTGTGACTATTCTCCCTAGAATAAGGGGGCAAACCCGAACTCGCTACGGTTGCTTCCTATGTTTGTCCACGATCCGCCCATCCCTGTCAAAATTAACCGGATGAACCATCGCGTTCGGTGGCAG
It contains:
- a CDS encoding FAD-dependent oxidoreductase — protein: MFKSPLTTLIHWAYQTHHAARDRQIPVEELLEQQSSWALSRRRFLVSSAAIAGASVLGNLTWKVTAANARSTVSPILIVGAGIAGLTAAYRLRQAGIPVDVVEARGRVGGRMHSVPNVAGTSISAELGAEFIDHDHRRMRSLVDELELDLINLHAGQAGLVDTYFFNQQTVSPEQLLQDFAPIARQIDIDFAKLARFQDYKTATPEVRRLDQQSIADYLDMLPTTETLRTIIDVAYTAEYGIDIDEQSCLNLLNMIDATSDRLSLYGASEEGFCVKGGNDQIPKTLAKRVESSIQPHTSLERIRNLSDGRYQVTLRSDQGVSDRTYERVILALPFSVLRTIDLDVDLSPVKRAAIAQLGYGSNNKLITGYREKVWRDRYQATALTFSDLPFQSVWEASHSQYGSKDDALLTNFVGGHSGVELGRQSTEEAIAHLLPQLNQVYPGVQDAYLQKGGLRTSWVHDPFSRGSYSGYRVGQWTQFYGVEGERVGNLFFVGEHCSKQYQGWMEGACETAEQAAARILAEVGAPI